Proteins from a genomic interval of Balaenoptera musculus isolate JJ_BM4_2016_0621 chromosome 16, mBalMus1.pri.v3, whole genome shotgun sequence:
- the LOC118883065 gene encoding LOW QUALITY PROTEIN: 60S ribosomal export protein NMD3-like (The sequence of the model RefSeq protein was modified relative to this genomic sequence to represent the inferred CDS: substituted 1 base at 1 genomic stop codon) translates to MTEPVKHTPGRILCCDCGALISPNLASICVACLRSKVDISQGIPKQVSLSFCKQCQRYFQPPGTWVQCALESRELLALCLKKIKAPLSKVRLVDASFVWTEPHSKRLKVKPTIQKEVMNGAILQQVFVVDYVVQPQMCGDCHRVEAKDFCKAVVQVRQKSLHKKTFYYLEQLILKYGMHQNTLRIKEIHDGLDFYYSXKQHAQKMVEFLQCTVPTRYKASQRLISQDIHSNTYNYNSTFSVEIVPICKDNVVCLSPKLAQSLGNMNQICVCIRVTSVIHLTDPNTLQVADIDGNTFWSHPFNSLCHPKQLEEFIVMECSIVRDLKRSTGAGMVSKKHTLGEVWVQKTSEMNMDK, encoded by the exons ATGACAGAACCCGTGAAGCACACACCTGGACGCATCTTGTGCTGCGACTGTGGTGCCCTGATTAGTCCAAATCTTGCCAGTATTTGTGTGGCTTGTCTGCGAAGTAAAGTAGATATCAGCCAAGGCATTCCGAAACaagtctctctgtctttctgcaAACAATGCCAAAGATATTTCCAGCCACCAGGAACTTGGGTACAATGTGCCTTAGAATCCAGGGAACTTCTTGCTTtgtgtttgaaaaaaatcaaagccccTCTGAGTAAGGTACGTCTTGTAGATGCAAGCTTTGTTTGGACTGAGCCCCATTCTAAGAGACTTAAAGTTAAACCAACTATTCAGAAAGAGGTGATGAATGGTGCTATCCTTCAGCAAGTGTTTGTGGTGGATTATGTTGTTCAGCCCCAGATGTGTGGAGATTGTCATAGAGTGGAAGCTAAGGATTTCTGCAAGGCTGTGGTTCAAGTCAGGCAAAAGAGTTTGCACAAAAAAACTTTCTACTATCTGGAACAGCTGATTTTGAAATATGGCATGCACCAGAATACACTTCGTATCAAAGAAATTCATGATGGTCTGGATTTCTATTATTCCTGAAAACAACATGCTCAGAAGATGGTAGAATTTCTTCAGTGTACTGTTCCCACTAGATACAAAGCCTCACAGAGACTGATCTCTCAGGATATCCATAGTAACACATACAATTACAACAGCACTTTTTCTGTGGAAATTGTTCCAATATGCAAGGATAATGTTGTTTGTCTGTCTCCAAAACTGGCACAAAGCCTGGGAAACATGAACCAGATTTGTGTGTGTATTCGTGTAACCAGCGTCATCCATCTCACAGATCCAAATACCCTACAAGTTGCAGATATTGATGGGAACACTTTCTGGAGTCACCCTTTCAATAGTTTATGCCATCCCAAACAGCTAGAGGAGTTTATTGTTATGGAATGCAGCATAGTCCGAGATCTAAAACGCAGTACAGGTGCTGGAATGGTATCAAAAAAGC atacccTCGGGGAAGTCTGGGTACAGAAAACATCTGAAATGAATATGGATAAATAG